The stretch of DNA ACGCAAAGATCATGTGCGAGTTCGTTTCACGTAGCTACGCTCGCTGTCTGCCTGTCCGGTACGTACATGCACAGAACTGGCAGGCCGGTAGCGTCGATCTTGCCAGCCATGGTTGATGGTGGCTCCCGGTCTCGGTCGGCAATGCGACGTTGTCACGGACCCATGGGCCATGGCGTACACGGCGACGTGTAAGGCCCGCGACATCAGATCACGAGCTACTACTACTAGAGTGGTAGTACACGTTTGGTTGAGCCATCATTCATCACCGGCCACAGCCACCACCCCCGGCTTAGCTTAATTAGCTACGTACGCTCTCTGCTTCTTCACTTCTTCTTCCACCCTCTGTCTGTCTCGCCATACCGCCGTCCTCCTCCTACCTCACCATGAGCAGCTTCGCGTACGAGAAGCTCAAGAAGCTCCCGCCCCCACCCCCTCCCGCCAGCGACCAGGAGGACGCGCACTACGCCGTGGCCGCCGCTCAGGACCACTACTACCGCCACGCAGCCGCCGCGATCGTCGCCAGCAGGAGGACATGGCGGAGCCGCCGGTCTTCCTCGGGCACCGGGCCGCGCCGGCGCGGAAGGCCGCTGAGGATCTCGAGCCTGGCGCGGGCGCTGCGTCGGAGGGCGGCAGCCGTGGGTGGCAGGGTGCGGGCGTCAGTGGCCCGGGTGGTGACTAGGCTCAAGGAGGGCGGGCCCTGCGTGGCCGACCTCTTCGCCGGCAACTACATGTTCCTGCAGGTCACGCCGTCGATGGCCGTGCCCGCCGCGGCCGGGGTCGGCAGGGGGGCCTTCCTGCCATACTACCTCGCCGTCAAGGGCAaggccgccggcgccggcgccgtgCACGGCTTGATCCGCGCCTAGTTCTACTTGTACAGAGCGAGTTGTTTGCTTTTGTTCTGTCTTGTGCATGATTTAATTataagcaagtgggtttgctttGTGTAACTGGGAGATGTGGATCAAACCTGCTGTCCAAAATAATCTGTAAAGGGAAACTAAATTACATTTCACTAGTGCTTTCTACAATAAATAATGTGTAAAGGGAATCTAAATTACTTTTCACTAGTGCTTAGTATAAGAATTTGTACGTTGCTTGATTACCCTGTGTTAATTACAGTTAGTTTTTGAATGAATGGTTGATGCTGATGGCTGAGTAACTACTAGCAGTTGAGCTATGTATGCATGCGGGCATTTCGTACTTGGTAGGTCACATGGGCTT from Triticum urartu cultivar G1812 chromosome 3, Tu2.1, whole genome shotgun sequence encodes:
- the LOC125549237 gene encoding uncharacterized protein LOC125549237, coding for MSSFAYEKLKKLPPPPPPASDQEDAHYAVAAAQDHYYRHAAAAIVASRRTWRSRRSSSGTGPRRRGRPLRISSLARALRRRAAAVGGRVRASVARVVTRLKEGGPCVADLFAGNYMFLQVTPSMAVPAAAGVGRGAFLPYYLAVKGKAAGAGAVHGLIRA